The Podospora pseudocomata strain CBS 415.72m chromosome 1 map unlocalized CBS415.72m_1, whole genome shotgun sequence genome has a segment encoding these proteins:
- a CDS encoding uncharacterized protein (EggNog:ENOG503NY9Z; COG:S), whose amino-acid sequence MSSAIVCGATGILGREIVYRLASNPTKWKTIHALSRSKKDDYPSNVVHNHIDLLHSAEDMAKDLASVSGEYVFFAAYMQKDSEEENWKVNGDMLTNFLRALTLTGAAKSIKRILLVTGCKQYGVHLGRAKNPMMESDPWLTDQNIYPPNFYYRQQDILHDFCKANPHIGWNVTYPNDVIGFANGNFMNLASGLGIYAAVCKEQGRKLAFPGNEGFYLGFDCYTSSKLHAEFCEWVVCEDKTRNEAFNVVNGDVQTWEDMWPRLARRFGMEVDQGQFQQEVGELAAKVEMNEVPPIKAWEKELGLEGRVKRNMLSQRVSLVKWAEQEDVEKAWERLAEREGLQKDGLEKGTWAFVDFELGRDFDLVISMSKAREFGWTGYQDTWKAFSDVFGELEAAKVLPKSHK is encoded by the exons ATGTCCTCAGCAATCGTGTGCGGCGCAACCG GCATTCTCGGCCGAGAAATCGTCTACCGCCTCGCCTCCAACCCTACAAAATGGAAAACGATCCACGCCCTCTCCCGCTCCAAAAAAGACGACTACCCCTCCAACGTAGTCCACAACCAcatcgacctcctccactcaGCCGAAGACATGGCCAAAGACCTTGCCTCCGTCTCAGGCGAATACGTCTTCTTCGCAGCCTACATGCAAAAGGACAGCGAGGAAGAAAACTGGAAAGTCAACGGCGACATGCTCACCAACTTCCTCCGCGCGCTCACCCTCACCGGTGCCGCCAAATCCATCAAGCggatcctcctcgtcacggGATGCAAGCAGTACGGCGTCCACCTCGGCCGCGCCAAGAACCCGATGATGGAATCTGACCCCTGGCTTACGGACCAGAACATCTACCCGCCCAACTTTTACTACAGACAGCAAGATATCCTCCATGATTTCTGCAAGGCTAACCCACATATTGGATGGAACGTCACTTACCCTAATGATGTGATCGGTTTTGCGAATGGGAACTTTATGAACCTGGCTTCTGGACTGGGGATTTACGCTGCTGTTTGCAAGGAGCAAGGGAGGAAACTGGCTTTTCCTGGGAATGAGGGGTTTTACTTGGGTTTTGATTGCTACACTAGCTCCAAGCTCCACGCGGAATTCTGCGAGTGGGTTGTGTGCGAGGACAAGACGAGGAATGAGGCGTTTAATGTGGTGAATGGGGATGTGCAGACTTGGGAGGATATGTGGCCCAGGCTGGCGAGGAGATTTGGGATGGAGGTTGATCAGGGGCAATTTCAACAAGAGGTTGGGGAACTGGCAGCGAAAGTTGAGATGAATGAGGTGCCGCCTATTAAGgcttgggagaaggagttggggttggaggggagggtgaagaggaacATGCTGAGTCAGAGGGTGAGTTTGGTCAAGTGggcggagcaggaggatgtcgaaaaggcgtgggagaggttggcggagagggaagggTTGCAGAAGGATGGGTTAGAGAAAGGGACGTGGGCGTTTGTGGATTTTGAGCTGGGGAGGGATTTCGATCTGGTGATTAGTATGAGTAAGGCGAGGGAGTTTGGGTGGACTGG ATATCAAGATACATGGAAGGCATTCTCGGATGTGTTCGGTGAGCTTGAAGCTGCGAAGGTGCTGCCAAAGAGTCATAAATGA
- a CDS encoding uncharacterized protein (EggNog:ENOG503NU69; COG:G; CAZy:GH13), which produces MWGRSRWAETRGSCCLCRVDQFLMLKHSRVGIGLLGASKMSVGKSHTDRQWWKEAVVYQIYPASFNDTNNDGRGDVNGVTEKLDYLKDLGVDVVWLSPIYDSPQVDNGYDIADYKKIYPPYGTLEDVDRLIQELGRRGMKLVMDLVVNHTSDQHPWFLESRSSKSNPKRDWYIWRKPKYDVEGKPRPPNNWNQILGEAHSAWIFDETTQEYYFAAFTPQQSDLNWENPDVRAAVYDILRFWLDRGVAGFRMDVINLISKDQSFPDAEVVIPGQPYQPATQHFANGPRLHEFLGEMRREVLDKYDQMTVGEMPFIYDDKEFLKIVHQKDGFLNMVFHFELVDIDSERGDVPGDARMSVGNWDVSDLRRIISRWQRIMIDGGGWNSLYCENHDQPRSVSHYCDDSDEYREYGSKLLAMMETTLSGTLFVYQGEELGMRNVPLAWGPEEYKDIEVNEMYPNDQEKLQKARRALRAKARDNGRTPMQWDSSPNGGFCPEEVTPWMRVNDDYPVVNAAAQTKPEATSSVYHFWQRLVTLRKENAGALVHGGFELIDETNPDVFSYVRVADSGEKWVVVLNFTGHSATWESPKWGLQWVAGNYADGLDKVQSGGTDLVHLRPWEGLIARQPCN; this is translated from the exons ATGTGGGGCCGGTCACGCTGGGCAGAAACGAGGGGTTCCTGCTGTCTTTGCAGAGTTGATCAATTCTTGATGTTGAAACACTCTCGGGTCGGAATCGGTCTTTTGGGCGCCTCAAAGATGTCCGTCGGCAAATCCCACACTGACCGTCAGTGGTGGAAAGAGGCCGTGGTGTACCAA ATCTATCCAGCTTCTTTCAatgacaccaacaacgaTGGCAGGGGTGATGTCAACGGTGTTACCGAAAAGCTTGATTACTTGAAAGATCTTGGAG TCGACGTTGTCTGGCTTTCTCCAA TCTATGACAGTCCTCAAGTGGACAATGGATATGATATCGCCGATTACAAGAAGATTTATCCCCCGTATGGCACATTGGAAGATGTTGACCGACTGATTCAGGAGTTGGGCCGTCGTGGGATGAAATTGGTGATGGATTTGGTTGTTAATCACACCTCTGATCAGCATCCGTGGTTTTTGGAATCTCGCTCGTCCAAGTCAAATCCAAAGCGTGACTGGTATATCTGGAGGAAGCCCAAGTATGACGTTGAAGGAAAGCCAAGGCCGCCCAACAACTG GAATCAAATTCTGGGAGAGGCGCATTCGGCATGGATTTTCGATGAGACGACCCAGGAGTATTACTTCGCCGCATTCACGCCCCAGCAATCCGATCTCAACTGGGAGAACCCAGACGTCCGGGCTGCAGTGTACGATATTTTGCGCTTCTGGCTAGACCGGGGCGTCGCCGGCTTTCGGATGGACGTGATCAACCTCATCTCCAAGGACCAAAGCTTTCCTGATGCCGAGGTTGTCATACCTGGTCAGCCGTACCAGCCGGCTACCCAACACTTCGCCAATGGGCCAAGGTTACACGAGTTTCTTGGGGAAATGCGGCGCGAGGTTCTTGACAAGTACGATCAGATGACAGTGGGCGAAATGCCCTTCATCTATGATGACAAAGAATTCCTCAAGATCGTGCATCAGAAAGACGGGTTTCTGAACATGGTCTTCCACTTTGAGCTGGTCGATATCGATTCGGAGCGAGGAGATGTCCCTGGTGATGCTCGAATGTCCGTGGGCAATTGGGATGTTTCCGACTTGCGCCGGATTATCTCACGCTGGCAAAGAATCATGATCGATGGCGGTGGCTGGAACTCGCTTTACTGCGAGAATCACGATCAGCCTCGGTCTGTATCGCACTATTGTGATGATAGCGATGAGTACAGAGAGTATGGGTCGAAGTTGCTTGCAATGATGGAGACCACCCTAAGCGGAACTCTTTTTGTCTATCAGGGAGAGGAGCTGGGCATGAGAAATGTCCCGCTTGCGTGGGGACCAGAGGAGTACAAGGATATTGA GGTAAATGAGATGTATCCTAATGACCAAGAAAAGCTTCAAAAAGCCCGGAGAGCTCTTCGAGCCAAAGCCCGGGACAACGGTCGCACCCCCATGCAATGGGACAGCAGTCCAAACGGTGGCTTTTGTCCAGAAGAGGTTACCCCTTGGATGCGGGTGAATGACGATTATCCAGTTGTCAATGCAGCAGCACAAACAAAACCGGAAGCTACCTCGTCCGTGTACCACTTCTGGCAGAGGTTGGTGACGCTTCGGAAAGAGAATGCTGGTGCTCTGGTCCATGGCGGATTTGAACTTATCGACGAGACAAATCCAGACGTCTTTTCGTACGTTAGGGTGGCTGACTCTGGGGAGAAATGGGTGGTTGTTCTCAACTTCACTGGGCACTCGGCTACCTGGGAAAGTCCCAAATGGGGACTCCAATGGGTGGCGGGAAATTATGCCGATGGTTTGGACAAGGTGCAGAGTGGTGGCACCGATCTGGTGCATCTGAGGCCCTGGGAGGGTCTCATCGCCAGACAACCGTGTAATTAG
- a CDS encoding uncharacterized protein (EggNog:ENOG503Q392; COG:K) — protein MSSTSSAASKQKTRQVWTPEEDHVLSEAVRAETPAHGPISWHKVASHLPGRNNKDCRKRWHYSIINTIRKGTWTKDEDQKLKAAVEVYGARWSKIAEAVGTRNGDQCWKRWYDCLDPSIDKSPWTSDEDARLLHQVSKSGRNWSEIVHKHFPNRTSLSAKNRYSILQRKQENVSKSSSKKSVITYSTASSPSPGPSLNYLSPPSIASSSTSTPEPESYPEWFVNSGNSQPSNMDFGSLDQGYSQPGGWYQGGAMSTSHSPSPQLGGAGLEWTTTGSSDTTWSSPDMSIMQSYSPAPPTMLPQQSLGFPELDYSQTRQPPQQQMYEQLSAVDGSLSGYNMLGIYQTDALVYEQSEQPVMGFTQPIGYGGGQCW, from the exons ATGTCTTCCACCTCATCAGCTGCTTCGAAGCAAAAGACTCGACAGGTGTGGACTCCAGAGGAGGACCATGTCCTTTCAGAAGCTGTCAGGGCTG AAACCCCAGCACACGGCCCTATCAGTTGGCACAAGGTCGCCTCTCATTTACCGGGTAGGAACAATAAAGATTGTCGCAAGAGATGGCACTATAGCAttatcaacaccatccggAAAGGCACGTGGACAAAAGACGAAGaccagaagctcaaggccgCAGTGGAAGTGTATGGGGCACGCTGGAGCAAGATTGCAGAGGCAGTGGGCACTCGCAACGGGGATCAATGCTGGAAGCGGTGGTACGACTGTCTTGATCCCAGCATTGACAAAAGCCCGTGGACATCAGACGAG GACGCGAgactcctccaccaagtAAGCAAAAGTGGTCGAAACTGGAGCGAAATCGTGCACAAGCACTTCCCCAACCGCACCTCCCTGTCCGCCAAGAACCGATACAGCATCCTCCAGCGCAAGCAAGAAAACGTGTCCAAGTCTTCCTCCAAGAAGTCCGTTATCACATACTCCACAGCttcaagcccaagcccaggGCCCAGTCTCAACTACCTCAGCCCCCCTTCCATCgcatccagcagcaccagcaccccagAGCCAGAGTCGTACCCAGAATGGTTCGTCAACAGCGGCAACAGCCAGCCTTCCAATATGGACTTTGGCTCACTAGACCAGGGATACTCCCAACCTGGTGGGTGGTACCAAGGAGGGGCGATGAGCACATCCCACTCGCCAAGTCCTCAgctgggtggtgctgggctgGAATGGACCACCACTGGCTCGAGTGACACGACTTGGAGCTCACCTGATATGAGCATCATGCAGAGCTActcgcctgctcctccaaccaTGCTGCCGCAACAGTCGTTGGGTTTCCCGGAGCTGGATTATTCCCAGACTCGgcaaccacctcaacagcagATGTATGAGCAGTTGTCTGCTGTCGATGGAAGTTTATCGGGGTATAACATGCTGGGAATTTACCAGACTGATGCGTTGGTGTATGAGCAGAGTGAGCAACCGGTGATGGGCTTTACTCAGCCGATTGGATATGGGGGTGGACAATGCTGGTGA
- a CDS encoding uncharacterized protein (EggNog:ENOG503PTEP) codes for MDKALASIFAAATEVTREMMESGEINGNVETMAFLNRLKLRVGTVPVVLAGGGTSMGVGTWARLVPSELFCKIFMVLRAARQCWFEAPEEPFAVEEHCALAHNIDRFFEVDMLNWGDFAMVQFLVRAGLGDFGVGVGREDDDEVVDIFVGDEEGEGDEVVDEVGEEDGGDEMEIVYSTSKLLNSGQLEEALARLRVDIGQAELQLALARLHF; via the exons ATGGACAAGGCCCTGGCCTCAATTTTTGCTGCGGCGACAGAAGTGACtcgggagatgatggagtcAGGGGAAATAAACGGAAACGTCGAAACAATGGCGTTTTTGAACAGGTTGAAGTTGCGTGTCGGAACGGTCCCGGTGGTTTTGGCTGGTGGCGGAACGAGCATGGGCGTGGGCACGTGGGCGAGACTGGTGCCGTCCGAGCTGTTCTGCAAGATCTTCATGGTCTTGCGGGCTGCTCGGCAGTGTTGGTTCGAGGCGCCTGAGGAGCCGTTTGCCGTGGAGGAGCATTGCGCCCTCGCGCACAACATTGACCGCTTCTTTGAAGTGGACATGTTGAACTGGGGGGACTTTGCGATGGTCCAGTTTTTGGTGCGGGCTGGGCTGGGTGATTtcggtgtgggtgtgggaagggaggatgacgacgaggtcgTCGATATCTttgtgggggatgaggagggagagggggatgaggtggtggatgaggtgggcgaggaggatggtggtgatgagatggagatcGTCTAT TCAACTTCCAAACTGTTGAACTCTGGtcagttggaggaggcgttggCTCGCCTTCGGGTGGATATCGGCCAGGCCGAGTTGCAGCTGGCCCTTGCCAGGCTACATTTCTGA